A single Streptomyces sp. Edi2 DNA region contains:
- a CDS encoding nitroreductase family deazaflavin-dependent oxidoreductase, protein MPRGERLLQKVSATRTFARIAPHVIPALDRAVHRLTRGKVLLSARMLPGVVLTATGARSGLPRRTPLACLPEESGWLLIGSNFGRPGHPAWTGNLLKNPEAQVSWRGRDIPVRARLLTGEERAQAWQAALAFWPPYAAYQARVAREIRLFRLERR, encoded by the coding sequence ATGCCGCGGGGTGAGCGTTTGCTTCAGAAGGTCTCCGCGACCCGCACGTTCGCCCGGATCGCGCCGCACGTCATCCCCGCTCTGGACCGTGCCGTGCACCGGTTGACCCGCGGAAAGGTGCTGCTCAGCGCCCGGATGCTGCCCGGTGTGGTGTTGACCGCGACCGGGGCGAGGAGCGGGCTGCCGCGGCGTACTCCGCTGGCGTGCCTGCCGGAGGAGAGCGGCTGGCTGCTGATCGGCAGCAATTTCGGGCGGCCCGGGCATCCGGCCTGGACCGGCAACCTGCTGAAGAACCCGGAGGCCCAGGTGAGTTGGCGCGGCCGGGACATTCCGGTGCGGGCCCGGCTGCTCACCGGTGAGGAACGGGCGCAGGCCTGGCAGGCGGCGCTGGCGTTCTGGCCGCCGTACGCCGCGTACCAGGCGCGGGTGGCGCGGGAGATCCGGCTGTTCCGGCTGGAGCGGCGGTGA
- a CDS encoding acetyl-CoA acetyltransferase produces the protein MTPGPRYGNRKVAVAGVALSDCGRVDEATPYALHAQAARRALADSGLDRSVIDGFASAGLGTLAPVEVAEYLGLRPTWVDSTSVGGSTWEVLAAHAADAIAAGHANAVLLVYGSTARADIKAGRRTSNLSFGARGPLQFEVPYGHSLIAKYAMAARRHMHQYGTTLEQLAQVAVQARANAAANPDAMYRDPITVDEVLSGPVIADPFTKLHCCIRSDGGCAVLLVAEDYVQDLAKPPVWVLGSGTSVSHTTMSEWDDFTVSPAAVSGRLAFERAGVRPSEIDLAEIYDAFTYMTLVTLEDLGFCAKGEGGAFVEKGRLLRDGELPVNTDGGGLAACHPGMRGLFLLVEAVRQLRGEAGPDRQVRKPGGALPQLAVASGTGGWFCSSGTVVLGRG, from the coding sequence ATGACTCCAGGGCCCCGTTACGGGAATCGCAAGGTCGCCGTCGCCGGAGTGGCCCTGTCCGACTGCGGGCGCGTGGACGAGGCCACCCCGTACGCCCTGCACGCCCAGGCCGCCCGCCGGGCACTCGCCGACAGCGGCCTGGACCGTTCGGTGATCGACGGCTTCGCCTCGGCCGGCCTGGGCACCCTCGCCCCCGTCGAAGTCGCCGAATACCTGGGACTGCGCCCCACCTGGGTCGACTCGACCTCGGTCGGCGGATCCACCTGGGAAGTGCTGGCCGCGCATGCCGCCGACGCGATCGCCGCCGGCCACGCGAACGCCGTACTCCTCGTCTACGGCTCCACCGCCCGCGCCGACATCAAGGCCGGGCGCCGCACCTCGAACCTCTCCTTCGGGGCGCGCGGCCCGCTCCAGTTCGAGGTCCCCTACGGGCACTCCCTGATCGCCAAATACGCCATGGCGGCACGCCGCCATATGCACCAATACGGCACCACCCTGGAGCAGTTGGCCCAGGTAGCCGTCCAGGCACGCGCCAATGCGGCGGCCAACCCGGACGCCATGTACCGCGATCCGATCACCGTCGACGAAGTCCTCTCCGGCCCGGTGATCGCCGACCCGTTCACCAAGCTGCACTGCTGCATCCGCTCCGACGGCGGCTGCGCGGTTCTGCTCGTCGCCGAGGACTACGTCCAGGACCTCGCCAAGCCTCCCGTCTGGGTTCTCGGTTCCGGCACCTCGGTCTCCCACACCACCATGTCGGAGTGGGACGACTTCACCGTCTCACCCGCGGCGGTCTCCGGCCGGCTGGCCTTCGAACGCGCCGGCGTCCGCCCCTCCGAGATCGACCTCGCCGAGATCTACGACGCCTTCACCTATATGACCCTGGTGACGCTGGAAGACCTGGGGTTCTGCGCCAAGGGCGAGGGCGGCGCCTTCGTCGAGAAGGGGCGGCTGCTGCGGGACGGGGAGTTGCCGGTCAATACCGACGGGGGCGGGCTGGCCGCCTGCCATCCCGGTATGCGCGGCCTGTTCCTGCTGGTCGAGGCGGTACGCCAGCTGCGTGGCGAGGCCGGCCCGGACCGCCAGGTGCGCAAGCCCGGCGGCGCGTTGCCCCAGCTCGCGGTCGCCTCGGGTACGGGCGGCTGGTTCTGCTCGTCGGGGACGGTGGTGCTGGGGCGGGGTTAG
- a CDS encoding IPT/TIG domain-containing protein, producing the protein MGVTPGGITLAPGGARAYVANQGSNTVSVIDTATDTVSSTIPTGAGPSYVAISPTGARGYVTVSGDGLVSVIDTASNAIVANIPVAAGPTMAAVTPDGTRLYVTQQAGNTVSVIDTATDTVTGTVTVGAGPTGVAITPDGTRAYVACLSSGAVSVIDTATDTVAATIPVGGVPILLAVTPDGAHVYVTNVANSTVSVIDTAAGAVTATIGVSAQPRFVAVSPDGAHVYVANSSPDTVSVIDTATRAVVENIGVGDGPTGIAVFPDGTHAYVTNSGAGTVGVMATTVIPDQGRTAGGTVVTVTGHHLANAGAVRFGSAQAAITANTATSLTVTTPAGNGAVPVTVTTPGGTGTLGSFYYVPLPALTGISPAAGPVAGSDQEIVLTGRNLAGAIDVYFGPTRAVVQTVSDTQLTVRAAGAPGPGGVAVTVFTAGGSAGGPTYTYVSPSTVTGVSPDTGPTSGGTVVTLTGTGLSSTDQVTFHGVLAPFEIVSDTTVTATSPPSGTTGTFDVTVAGPGGTPSGSFTYVSGPDI; encoded by the coding sequence GTGGGTGTCACACCCGGGGGAATTACCCTTGCCCCCGGCGGCGCCCGCGCCTATGTGGCCAACCAGGGCTCGAATACGGTGAGCGTGATCGACACCGCCACCGATACGGTCAGCAGCACCATCCCGACAGGCGCCGGCCCCTCCTATGTGGCGATCAGTCCGACCGGCGCCCGCGGCTATGTGACCGTCTCCGGCGACGGCCTCGTCAGTGTGATCGACACGGCCTCGAACGCCATCGTCGCGAACATCCCCGTTGCGGCGGGGCCGACGATGGCTGCGGTCACCCCGGACGGCACCCGCCTCTACGTGACGCAGCAGGCCGGCAACACGGTGAGTGTGATCGACACGGCCACCGACACCGTTACCGGCACCGTCACCGTCGGGGCCGGGCCGACCGGTGTGGCCATCACCCCGGACGGGACCCGCGCCTATGTGGCGTGCCTCTCCTCCGGTGCCGTCAGCGTGATCGATACCGCCACGGACACCGTCGCGGCCACGATCCCCGTCGGCGGCGTCCCCATCCTGCTGGCGGTCACCCCGGACGGAGCCCATGTCTACGTCACGAACGTCGCCAACTCCACGGTGAGCGTGATCGACACCGCAGCCGGCGCCGTCACCGCCACCATCGGCGTCAGCGCCCAGCCGCGCTTCGTGGCGGTGAGCCCGGACGGCGCCCATGTGTACGTGGCGAATTCCTCCCCGGACACGGTGAGCGTGATCGACACCGCCACCCGCGCCGTCGTCGAGAACATCGGCGTGGGGGACGGCCCCACCGGTATCGCGGTCTTCCCCGACGGAACACACGCCTACGTGACCAACTCCGGCGCCGGCACCGTCGGTGTCATGGCGACGACGGTGATTCCGGACCAGGGGCGCACGGCAGGCGGAACGGTGGTGACTGTCACCGGTCACCACCTGGCCAATGCCGGCGCCGTGCGCTTCGGTTCCGCCCAGGCCGCCATCACCGCCAATACGGCGACCTCGCTGACCGTCACCACTCCCGCCGGAAACGGCGCCGTCCCCGTGACGGTCACCACCCCGGGCGGCACCGGAACCCTCGGATCCTTCTACTACGTGCCGTTGCCCGCCCTCACCGGCATCAGCCCCGCCGCGGGCCCTGTCGCCGGCAGCGACCAGGAGATCGTCCTCACCGGCCGCAACCTCGCCGGGGCGATCGATGTGTACTTCGGCCCCACCCGGGCCGTCGTCCAAACCGTGTCCGACACCCAGCTCACCGTCCGAGCCGCCGGCGCTCCGGGGCCGGGCGGTGTCGCCGTCACCGTGTTCACCGCCGGCGGCAGCGCCGGCGGCCCGACCTACACCTACGTCAGCCCGTCCACCGTCACCGGCGTCAGCCCCGACACGGGACCGACCTCCGGCGGCACCGTGGTGACCCTCACCGGCACCGGCCTGTCCTCCACCGACCAGGTCACCTTCCACGGCGTCCTGGCGCCCTTCGAGATCGTCTCCGACACCACGGTGACCGCCACGTCCCCGCCCAGCGGCACCACCGGCACCTTTGACGTCACGGTCGCCGGCCCTGGAGGCACGCCTTCCGGATCGTTCACCTACGTCTCCGGCCCCGATATCTGA
- a CDS encoding acyl-CoA dehydrogenase family protein: MDAAFTEEQHEIRRTLRELLLKHCGPDQVKAAVRTPPGYDAQLWHRLAAELGLPGLALPAAYGGVDCGPTELALACEETGRAVLPSPLIATAALAAPLILALGSERQRSELLPGLATGELTGTLAVPGGQLSTALGLTGPNDGDWAGGGRAGGIQAWMQDGSWRLYGEAGQVLNGHTAEVLVVAAHAGGFARSRTLLFLVRAAALGPAVRPDGRQAHAKGVVEGAAEGPAEGAGVPGATGLLRIRQTALDETRPLARLELREVPAELLGDVDGEGYPYGGGTAVAAALAATGVTAAAALAAEAVGAADAALARTVAYVREREQFGRPIGSFQAVQHRLADLYVTLQAARSAAYYAAWAAGGGRPGGRGAPGAYGVVGPGAAVSGEAEPGAAESGAAESGVARPVVARPAAAEAGVGALALAQALEALRTVAAEAVQLHGGIGFTWEHEAHLYFKRAAGDELLLGPVHRLRARAAEEAGLFTGGVGEAGGGRGLSGSRGAGGSGQQLSSRSRGAGGSGGTPVRRATGEAPAGARTPEPEAEAEPEAVEA, from the coding sequence ATGGATGCCGCGTTCACCGAGGAGCAGCACGAAATCCGCCGCACCCTGCGCGAACTGCTGCTCAAGCACTGTGGTCCGGACCAGGTCAAGGCGGCGGTACGCACCCCGCCCGGGTACGACGCACAGCTGTGGCACCGGCTCGCTGCCGAGCTCGGCCTGCCCGGCCTGGCGCTGCCCGCCGCCTACGGCGGGGTGGACTGCGGGCCCACCGAACTCGCTCTGGCCTGCGAGGAGACCGGTCGCGCCGTCCTTCCCTCGCCATTGATCGCCACCGCCGCGCTGGCCGCGCCGCTGATCCTCGCGCTGGGCAGCGAACGCCAGCGCAGCGAACTGCTGCCAGGCCTCGCCACCGGGGAGCTGACCGGAACGCTCGCCGTACCGGGCGGGCAGCTGTCCACCGCACTGGGGCTGACCGGGCCGAATGACGGCGACTGGGCGGGTGGCGGCCGGGCCGGCGGGATTCAGGCGTGGATGCAGGACGGATCGTGGCGGCTGTACGGGGAGGCCGGGCAGGTGCTGAACGGCCACACCGCGGAGGTGCTGGTGGTGGCCGCACACGCCGGTGGGTTCGCGCGCAGCCGTACCCTGCTCTTTCTGGTGCGGGCGGCGGCACTCGGCCCGGCGGTCCGGCCGGACGGCCGGCAGGCGCACGCCAAGGGGGTAGTCGAGGGGGCAGCGGAGGGGCCGGCCGAGGGGGCAGGTGTGCCCGGTGCGACCGGGCTGCTGCGGATCCGGCAGACCGCGCTGGACGAGACCCGCCCGCTGGCACGCCTCGAACTGCGCGAGGTTCCGGCCGAGTTGCTGGGGGACGTGGACGGGGAGGGTTACCCGTACGGGGGAGGGACGGCGGTGGCCGCCGCGCTCGCCGCGACCGGGGTGACGGCGGCCGCGGCGCTGGCCGCCGAGGCGGTGGGGGCGGCCGATGCGGCGCTGGCCCGTACCGTCGCCTACGTCCGGGAGCGCGAGCAGTTCGGCCGCCCCATCGGCTCCTTCCAAGCGGTGCAGCACCGGCTCGCCGATCTGTATGTGACGCTGCAGGCGGCACGCTCGGCGGCGTACTACGCGGCCTGGGCGGCGGGCGGCGGCCGGCCCGGGGGGCGGGGCGCCCCGGGAGCGTACGGAGTGGTCGGCCCAGGCGCAGCCGTCTCCGGTGAAGCCGAGCCCGGTGCTGCAGAGTCCGGCGCAGCCGAGTCCGGTGTGGCCCGGCCGGTTGTGGCCCGGCCCGCTGCCGCAGAGGCCGGTGTGGGGGCGCTGGCGTTGGCGCAGGCGCTGGAGGCGCTGCGTACGGTGGCGGCCGAGGCGGTGCAACTGCACGGCGGTATCGGCTTCACCTGGGAGCACGAGGCGCATCTGTACTTCAAGCGTGCGGCCGGCGATGAACTGCTGCTGGGGCCCGTCCACCGGCTCCGGGCGCGGGCCGCCGAGGAGGCCGGGCTGTTCACGGGCGGAGTGGGGGAGGCCGGCGGTGGCAGAGGGCTCAGCGGGAGCCGTGGGGCCGGGGGAAGCGGACAGCAGCTCAGCAGCCGTAGCCGTGGGGCAGGTGGAAGCGGTGGGACGCCCGTGCGCCGGGCCACCGGCGAGGCGCCGGCGGGAGCCCGTACGCCGGAGCCAGAGGCAGAGGCAGAGCCCGAGGCGGTGGAGGCCTGA
- a CDS encoding VOC family protein, with protein MSEVSTNQPLGTPAWIDLGVPDLDRAKAFYGALFGWECEERSAASGPYTLCLLRGRRVAALRPVSVSAADVEGESWWHVHVATDDCDGTAEQIAVSGGRVLAPPADVADLGRTAVVADPTGARFSLWQGRALPGCELVNEPCTLVRNDLACPDPGPARRFYAAVFDFTLDGNDDLPDVDFTFLRRPDGHEIGGIFGDPAATASRWQTVFEVADTDELVARALAAGGGTGTPEDAPYGRMAPIVDPFGTAFSVITRPSAAG; from the coding sequence TTGAGCGAGGTCAGCACCAATCAGCCGCTCGGAACGCCGGCCTGGATCGACCTCGGGGTCCCCGACCTCGACCGAGCGAAGGCGTTCTACGGCGCGCTCTTCGGCTGGGAGTGCGAGGAGCGGTCAGCGGCGAGTGGCCCCTACACCCTGTGCCTGCTGCGCGGCCGGCGGGTGGCGGCGCTGCGGCCCGTCTCCGTCTCCGCCGCCGACGTCGAGGGCGAGTCCTGGTGGCACGTCCACGTCGCCACGGACGACTGTGACGGGACGGCCGAGCAGATCGCCGTCAGTGGGGGACGTGTGCTCGCACCGCCCGCGGACGTGGCGGACCTGGGCCGTACGGCTGTCGTGGCGGACCCCACCGGCGCCCGCTTCAGCCTCTGGCAGGGGCGTGCGCTGCCGGGCTGCGAGCTGGTCAACGAGCCGTGCACGCTGGTCCGCAACGACCTCGCGTGTCCGGACCCCGGCCCCGCCCGCCGCTTCTACGCCGCCGTCTTCGACTTCACTCTCGACGGGAACGACGACCTCCCCGATGTCGACTTCACCTTCCTGCGCCGCCCCGACGGCCATGAGATCGGTGGCATCTTCGGCGATCCGGCGGCCACCGCGTCCCGTTGGCAGACGGTGTTCGAGGTCGCGGACACCGACGAGCTGGTCGCCCGGGCCCTCGCCGCGGGCGGCGGCACCGGTACCCCGGAGGACGCCCCCTACGGGCGCATGGCCCCGATCGTCGATCCCTTCGGGACGGCCTTCAGCGTCATCACCCGTCCGTCGGCCGCCGGGTAG
- a CDS encoding FAD-dependent monooxygenase encodes MSSAVHPAMGPSMGPSMEPALSGTDRSPRTTPRTVLISGASIAGPALAYWLHRYGFAVTVVERAPALRTGGYKVDIRGAAIEAAERMGILEDIQRASTDMRTGAYVNDDGKRIATLPADIFGARAGRDDEIMRGDLARILYERTRSDVEYLFGDSITSITPVSPVSPVTPVTPVTPVTPVTPTDDLDDREGVGDREGTDRLEGVEVTFERAAPRRFDFAVGADGLHSTVRRLVFGREEQFLRHLGAYISAFSLPNELGLEREELYHAQPGSLICAYSSTGDPAAKAWLSFRSPELPYDHRDQEQQLALLEAAFADVGVLPTGGWREVPRLLAAAREASDFYFDGMQLIEMDRWSRGRVVLLGDAAYCSSPASGQGTGMALVGAYVLAGELAAAGGDLEEAFARYEEEMRGYVAVNHAQAAKFAREMTADTRRQIRFRHLMLRILPCMPWKSLIAKKIAEDVQRGANAITLKDYPAAPVSDGAAAPLRPPYAPAYAA; translated from the coding sequence ATGAGTTCCGCCGTGCATCCCGCCATGGGTCCCTCCATGGGTCCCTCCATGGAACCCGCGCTGTCCGGCACCGACCGGTCCCCCCGCACGACACCCCGGACCGTGCTGATCTCCGGTGCGAGCATCGCCGGACCGGCGCTCGCTTACTGGCTGCACCGCTACGGCTTCGCGGTGACCGTCGTCGAGCGCGCCCCCGCACTGCGAACCGGCGGCTACAAGGTCGACATCCGGGGCGCCGCGATCGAGGCCGCCGAGCGGATGGGCATCCTGGAGGACATCCAGCGCGCCAGTACGGACATGCGGACCGGCGCGTATGTGAACGACGACGGCAAGCGGATCGCCACCCTCCCCGCCGATATCTTCGGCGCCCGGGCCGGCCGTGACGACGAGATCATGCGCGGCGATCTGGCGCGCATCCTCTACGAACGCACCCGGTCGGACGTCGAGTACCTTTTCGGCGACTCGATCACCTCGATCACGCCGGTCTCACCGGTCTCACCGGTCACGCCGGTCACGCCGGTCACGCCGGTCACGCCGGTCACGCCCACCGATGATCTCGACGACCGCGAAGGCGTCGGCGACCGCGAAGGCACCGACAGACTCGAAGGCGTCGAGGTCACCTTCGAGCGTGCCGCCCCCCGTCGCTTCGACTTCGCGGTCGGCGCGGACGGGCTGCACTCCACCGTCCGGCGGCTGGTCTTCGGCCGGGAAGAGCAGTTCCTACGGCACCTCGGGGCGTATATCTCCGCCTTCTCCCTGCCGAACGAACTGGGCCTGGAGCGCGAGGAGTTGTACCACGCCCAGCCCGGCAGCCTGATCTGCGCCTACAGCTCCACCGGGGACCCGGCCGCCAAGGCCTGGCTCAGCTTCCGCTCGCCGGAGCTGCCCTACGACCACCGGGACCAGGAGCAGCAACTGGCCTTGCTGGAGGCCGCGTTCGCGGACGTAGGCGTCCTCCCGACCGGAGGCTGGCGTGAGGTCCCACGGCTGCTCGCGGCGGCCCGCGAGGCGAGCGACTTCTACTTCGACGGGATGCAGCTGATCGAGATGGACCGCTGGTCGCGCGGCCGGGTGGTGCTGCTCGGCGATGCCGCGTACTGCTCTTCGCCCGCATCGGGCCAGGGCACGGGAATGGCGCTGGTCGGGGCGTACGTCCTGGCCGGAGAGCTGGCGGCAGCCGGCGGTGACCTGGAGGAGGCCTTCGCGCGCTACGAGGAGGAGATGCGCGGCTATGTCGCGGTCAACCACGCGCAAGCGGCGAAGTTCGCCCGGGAAATGACGGCGGACACCCGGCGGCAGATCCGCTTCCGGCATCTGATGCTACGGATCCTGCCCTGCATGCCGTGGAAGAGCCTGATCGCGAAGAAGATCGCCGAAGACGTGCAGCGTGGAGCCAACGCGATCACGCTCAAGGATTATCCGGCCGCACCGGTATCGGACGGGGCCGCCGCTCCGCTCCGGCCGCCGTACGCCCCCGCGTACGCTGCCTGA
- a CDS encoding PQQ-binding-like beta-propeller repeat protein gives MVEQLKQLTQHDPRRIGPFEVLGRLGAGGMGLVYLARSASGRRVAIKTVRTELAEDQLFRIRFTREVEAARAVSGFYTAAVVDADPRAAVPWLATAYVPAPSLEEIVNECGPLPAQAVRWLAAGIAEALQSIHGAGLVHRDLKPSNVLVVEDGPRVIDFGIASGVSNTRLTMTNVAVGTPAYMSPEQARDSRSVTGASDIFSLGSTLVFAATGHAPFHGANPVETVFMLLREGPDLAGLPDELRPLMESCMQMEAGQRPSPADLQSQLAPHLFGSGSDDSGTASAWLPPGAVALIEGRRGGRTTVANGGQRAASGRGTGRAAPAAPPHPPAAPPVSAAQPVQAPPRPESAPAGAESGWPGRVGAGPGAHRGTDPRGGNPGPMPQPAALGPDVSTARVDPVSAAPPAASQAAAAAPSPAAALSAAPPAVSGDGAAGPVHLGGSAAPIGPGPRADAPGPQPRGQAGAATNWVRPPGTGPVTGVPAQGPAGGAVTGESPARGEAAPPPPPEAPPADPGRWRPWRFRMSNDVWGTPAVADDLLYVTSFEVHALDVASGRRKFKTRDVAWAMAVADGRIHASDGPSLYALSADDGAERWRLHTEGWVYALQVDRGTVVTSTRGGGVQAWEAATGERLWEIGGVQTDFETAEAAPVVHDGTVFVWADARLKALEARTGAERWSYPVGDAASCGGVPVRLLPASDGAVYVVAGTRVLAIDIARGEVRWHFEAPAVFLSPPAFAPGPAVTGGGVYLADYLGTVYALDPADGRDRWRIATEARQSTEPVLVAHGAVHLGSGKALYTLDAVTGTPRWRFQAGAEVIGAPVVAEGRVHFGSADHCLYTLDAMGGQLRWKLATGGEITGSPVAVGGVVYACSKDRCVYALDAAKGTGLARRA, from the coding sequence GTGGTGGAGCAGCTGAAGCAGCTGACGCAGCACGATCCCCGGCGGATCGGCCCGTTCGAGGTGCTCGGCCGTCTCGGGGCCGGCGGCATGGGACTGGTCTATCTGGCGCGCTCGGCGTCCGGCCGGCGCGTGGCGATCAAGACGGTGCGTACCGAGCTCGCCGAGGACCAGCTGTTCCGGATCCGCTTCACACGCGAGGTCGAGGCGGCCCGCGCGGTCAGCGGTTTCTACACGGCCGCGGTGGTGGACGCCGATCCGCGCGCGGCGGTGCCCTGGCTCGCGACGGCCTATGTCCCCGCGCCCTCCCTCGAGGAAATAGTCAATGAGTGCGGGCCGCTCCCGGCCCAGGCGGTGCGGTGGCTGGCGGCCGGGATCGCCGAGGCGCTGCAGTCCATCCACGGCGCGGGCCTGGTGCACCGTGACCTGAAACCGTCGAATGTGCTGGTCGTCGAGGACGGCCCCCGGGTGATCGACTTCGGGATCGCCTCCGGGGTGTCCAACACCCGGCTGACGATGACCAACGTCGCCGTGGGCACACCCGCTTATATGTCGCCCGAGCAGGCCCGTGACTCGCGCAGCGTGACGGGCGCGAGCGACATCTTCTCCCTCGGCTCGACACTGGTCTTTGCCGCCACCGGCCATGCGCCGTTCCATGGCGCCAACCCCGTCGAGACCGTCTTCATGCTGCTGCGTGAGGGCCCCGACCTGGCCGGGCTGCCGGACGAACTGCGTCCGCTGATGGAGTCCTGTATGCAGATGGAGGCCGGCCAGCGGCCGTCCCCCGCCGATCTGCAGTCCCAGCTCGCGCCGCATCTCTTCGGCTCCGGAAGCGACGACAGCGGTACCGCCTCGGCGTGGCTGCCGCCCGGAGCGGTGGCGCTCATCGAAGGCCGCCGCGGCGGTCGCACCACCGTGGCGAACGGCGGCCAGCGAGCCGCGTCCGGGCGTGGCACCGGCCGTGCGGCGCCCGCCGCGCCGCCGCATCCGCCCGCGGCGCCTCCGGTGTCCGCGGCGCAGCCCGTCCAGGCGCCACCGCGGCCGGAGAGCGCACCGGCCGGTGCGGAGTCCGGCTGGCCCGGCCGTGTCGGCGCGGGCCCCGGCGCGCACCGGGGCACCGACCCGCGCGGTGGCAACCCCGGCCCGATGCCGCAGCCCGCGGCGCTCGGCCCGGATGTCTCGACGGCCCGGGTGGACCCGGTCTCCGCGGCCCCGCCCGCCGCTTCGCAGGCAGCGGCTGCCGCACCGTCCCCCGCCGCCGCACTGTCCGCCGCGCCGCCGGCCGTCTCCGGGGACGGTGCCGCCGGCCCCGTACACCTGGGTGGCTCGGCCGCTCCGATAGGGCCGGGGCCGCGCGCCGACGCCCCGGGCCCGCAGCCGCGTGGGCAGGCCGGTGCCGCGACGAACTGGGTACGGCCGCCCGGTACCGGACCCGTGACCGGTGTGCCGGCGCAGGGCCCGGCCGGCGGTGCCGTGACCGGGGAGAGCCCGGCCCGCGGAGAGGCCGCGCCACCTCCGCCGCCCGAGGCGCCGCCCGCCGACCCCGGCCGCTGGCGCCCCTGGCGGTTCCGGATGTCGAACGATGTGTGGGGCACTCCCGCCGTCGCCGACGACCTGCTGTACGTCACGTCCTTCGAGGTGCATGCGCTCGATGTGGCCAGCGGGCGCCGCAAGTTCAAGACCCGTGACGTCGCCTGGGCGATGGCGGTCGCGGACGGCCGGATCCACGCCTCGGACGGCCCGAGCCTGTACGCGCTGAGCGCCGACGACGGCGCCGAGCGCTGGCGGCTGCACACCGAGGGCTGGGTCTACGCCCTCCAGGTCGACCGCGGGACCGTGGTCACCAGCACCCGGGGTGGCGGAGTCCAGGCCTGGGAGGCGGCCACCGGCGAACGGCTGTGGGAGATCGGCGGCGTCCAGACCGACTTCGAGACCGCCGAGGCCGCACCCGTGGTGCACGACGGCACGGTCTTCGTCTGGGCCGACGCACGGCTCAAGGCGCTGGAGGCGCGGACCGGCGCCGAGCGCTGGTCGTACCCGGTGGGCGACGCCGCGTCCTGCGGAGGAGTGCCGGTACGGCTGCTGCCCGCGTCGGACGGTGCGGTCTATGTCGTGGCCGGCACCCGGGTGCTGGCGATCGACATCGCCCGCGGCGAGGTGCGCTGGCACTTCGAGGCGCCCGCGGTGTTCCTGAGCCCGCCCGCCTTCGCCCCCGGCCCGGCAGTCACCGGCGGCGGGGTCTATCTGGCGGACTACCTCGGCACGGTCTACGCGCTGGACCCGGCGGACGGCCGCGACCGCTGGCGGATCGCCACCGAGGCGCGGCAGTCCACCGAACCGGTGCTGGTCGCCCATGGCGCGGTCCACCTGGGCAGCGGTAAGGCGCTCTACACACTGGATGCGGTGACCGGCACCCCGCGCTGGCGGTTCCAGGCCGGCGCCGAGGTCATCGGCGCACCGGTCGTCGCGGAGGGCCGGGTGCACTTCGGCTCGGCCGACCACTGCCTCTACACGCTCGACGCGATGGGCGGTCAGCTGCGCTGGAAGCTGGCGACCGGCGGCGAGATCACCGGCTCGCCGGTGGCGGTCGGCGGCGTGGTGTACGCCTGCAGCAAGGACCGCTGTGTGTACGCGTTGGACGCGGCGAAGGGGACGGGGCTGGCGCGGCGGGCGTGA
- a CDS encoding TetR family transcriptional regulator, which translates to MTGQVRTVDGRVAGRRGQATRQKLLDCLSEMLSSSPYRDVKVIDVARKAGTSPATFYQYFPDVEGAVLEIAEEMAKEGATLTDLVAGRSWVGKSAWQTAEDLVEGFLSFWRKHDAILRVIDLGAAEGDKRFYKIRMKILNAVTNSLTDSIKELQSKSKVDKDVSAPAMAGSLVAMLAAVAGHQKGFQSWGVKQAELKPNLALLVHLGVTGKKPTK; encoded by the coding sequence ATGACAGGACAAGTTCGAACCGTCGACGGCAGAGTTGCCGGCCGCCGCGGACAGGCGACGCGGCAAAAGCTTCTGGACTGCCTCAGTGAAATGCTCAGTTCGTCCCCCTATCGGGACGTCAAGGTCATCGATGTAGCCCGAAAAGCGGGGACTTCACCCGCAACGTTCTACCAGTACTTCCCGGACGTCGAGGGCGCCGTCCTCGAAATCGCCGAGGAGATGGCCAAAGAAGGCGCCACTCTGACCGATCTTGTCGCCGGACGCTCCTGGGTGGGCAAGTCCGCATGGCAGACGGCAGAGGATCTGGTCGAGGGCTTCCTCTCCTTCTGGCGGAAGCACGACGCCATTTTGCGCGTGATCGACCTGGGCGCGGCCGAGGGCGACAAGCGGTTCTACAAGATCCGCATGAAGATCCTCAATGCCGTCACCAACTCCCTTACGGATTCGATCAAGGAACTGCAGAGCAAAAGCAAGGTCGACAAGGACGTGAGTGCGCCCGCGATGGCCGGCTCACTCGTCGCGATGCTGGCGGCGGTTGCCGGGCACCAGAAGGGTTTCCAGAGCTGGGGCGTGAAGCAGGCCGAGCTCAAACCGAATCTGGCGCTGCTGGTACACCTCGGCGTCACCGGCAAGAAGCCGACCAAATAG